One window of the Eucalyptus grandis isolate ANBG69807.140 chromosome 8, ASM1654582v1, whole genome shotgun sequence genome contains the following:
- the LOC104416609 gene encoding TMV resistance protein N isoform X1: MVIRGDLVDSALHYANGFPLALEVLGTFLCGRTECERESALNKLAKSPDKTINDVLKISYDGLEDYAKEIFLDIACFFKGRHTKYIMKVLDSCDFDTTIGVQVLVEKSLIIEENGTLHMHDLIQLMGMDIVKQECRDDPGRRSRLWLFDDVQDVLSRDRVTNAVKAIVLDLAEPEEIYMGPNAFANMRRLRVLIMNNVHNSFQGLICLPNELRWFEWPECPPWIPEFSSGPKKLVGLDLHKSNIQIVKEQFKDFKKLKFIYFSECQSLVCMPDLYCTPNLEVLDLHGCKNLKHGHESVAYHGKLQLLNLSGCSELRHLSDVLQAKNLQFLYLHDCSKLQTFPDILVEIKGIRELDMVGTSIKELPASIKNLVSVEEMNLMDNKELAVLLSSIYSLQNLKTLTLAGCSKLVKFPNKEDSSDPPMKTGFPELWWLDLCYCNLSEVNFLENQSSFPSLRKLLLSGNNFTNLPTCGQLYKLLSLDFSHAQPLKEIFKFPENLRHVFHLDAADLSSCHELVPSGFTMNDLFKPEHLHPITGRQDLLLPERETPESLLPDKEVSISFMASKDLYKKFLVLVFCVLFEVEQGKNEASIELSAYVNGERTRQIFSKPFSSLDRDHVWFDYFKSEWLWGQDAFGPNDWSHFQIIIRASTEQFDGGILKKFGFQLICKPLEDELEVLLQDNELLDPSFLYEVWHYDSQTSTKEEGSSEIKDMLDS; the protein is encoded by the exons ATGGTAATACGGGGGGATCTCGTGGATAGTGCTTTGCATTATGCTAATGGATTTCCTCTAGCACTTGAGGTATTGGGCACTTTCCTATGTGGCAGAACAGAATGTGAGAGGGAAAGTGCATTGAATAAGCTTGCCAAAAGTCCTGATAAAACCATCAATGATGTTCTTAAGATAAGTTATGATGGACTAGAGGACTATGCAAAGGAGATCTTCCTTGATATTGCCTGTTTTTTCAAGGGGCGACATAcaaagtatattatgaaagTTCTTGACTCTTGTGACTTTGACACAACTATTGGAGTACAAGTTCTTGTTGAGAAGTCATTGATAATCGAAGAGAATGGCACCCTACAtatgcatgacttgattcagCTAATGGGCATGGATATTGTTAAGCAAGAATGTCGTGATGATCCGGGAAGGCGTAGTAGGTTGTGGCTTTTTGATGATGTTCAAGATGTTCTATCAAGGGATAGG GTAACAAATGCAGTAAAAGCCATAGTTTTGGATTTAGCTGAGCcagaagagatatacatgggtCCTAATGCTTTCGCAAACATGAGAAGGTTGAGGGTGCTCATCATGAATAATGTGCATAACTCTTTCCAAGGCCTTATCTGTCTTCCTAATGAACTAAGATGGTTCGAATGGCCTGAATGTCCTCCTTGGATTCCAGAATTTTCCTCTGGTCCAAAGAAGTTAGTTGGACTTGATCTACACAAAAGCAACATCCAAATAGTGAAGGAGCAATTTAAG gattttaaaaaattgaagttcatttattttAGTGAATGCCAGTCATTGGTTTGTATGCCAGACCTCTATTGTACTCCAAATCTTGAGGTATTGGATCTCCATGGATGCAAAAACTTGAAGCATGGCCATGAATCAGTTGCATATCACGGCAAGTTACAGCTTTTGAATTTAAGTGGGTGCTCAGAACTTCGTCACTTGTCTGATGTGCTTCAAGCCAAGAATCTCCAATTCCTCTATCTTCATGATTGCTCGAAATTGCAAACATTCCCTGATATTCTGGTTGAAATCAAAGGTATTCGAGAACTTGATATGGTAGGGACTTCAATCAAAGAACTTCCGGCATCCATAAAAAATCTTGTCTCTGTGGAGGAAATGAATTTAATGGATAACAAGGAACTGGCAGTCCTTCTGTCTAGCATCTATAGTTTGCAAAATCTTAAAACTCTGACGCTTGCAGGCTGCTCAAAACTAGTCAAGTTTCCAAATAAGGAGGATTCGAGTGATCCCCCTATGAAGACGGGATTTCCTGAGCTATGGTGGTTAGACCTTTGTTACTGCAATTTATCAGAAGTAAACTTCTTGGAGAATCAGTCAAGTTTTCCTTCCTTAAGAAAATTGCTTTTGTCAGGAAACAATTTTACTAATCTTCCTACATGTGGACAACTATATAAGTTGCTCAGTTTGGATTTTTCGCATGCCCAACCACTAAAAGAGATTTTCAAGTTTCCTGAGAATTTGCGTCACGTATTTCACCTTGACGCTGCTGACTTATCTTCATGTCATGAACTGGTCCCTAGTGGGTTCACCATGAATGATTTGTTCAAGCCTGAg CATCTTCATCCCATAACTGGTCGCCAAGATCTTCTTCTACCAGAAAGAGAAACACCAGAGTCGTTGCTTCCTGATAAAGAGGTTTCCATATCTTTTATGGCTTCAAAGGACTTGTATAAGAAGTTCCTAGTATTAGTTTTCTGTGTTTTATTTGAAGTAGAACAAGGAAAGAATGAGGCCAgcattgagctttcagcatATGTAAATGGCGAAAGGACGAGGCAAATATTTTCGAAGCCTTTCAGTTCATTGGATCGGGACCATGTGTGGTTTGACTATTTTAAATCAGAGTGGCTGTGGGGACAGGATGCTTTTGGTCCAAATGACTGGAGCCACTTCCAAATTATTATCAGAGCATCTACAGAACAATTTGAtggtggaattttgaaaaagtttggATTTCAACTAATATGCAAGCCACTAGAGGATGAGTTGGAGGTTTTGCTTCAAGACAATGAGTTGCTAGATCCATCTTTTCTCTATGAGGTTTGGCATTATGACAGTCAAACAAGcacaaaggaagaaggttcTAGTGAAATAAAAGATATGCTAGATAGTTAA
- the LOC104416609 gene encoding TMV resistance protein N isoform X2 has product MVIRGDLVDSALHYANGFPLALEVLGTFLCGRTECERESALNKLAKSPDKTINDVLKISYDGLEDYAKEIFLDIACFFKGRHTKYIMKVLDSCDFDTTIGVQVLVEKSLIIEENGTLHMHDLIQLMGMDIVKQECRDDPGRRSRLWLFDDVQDVLSRDRVTNAVKAIVLDLAEPEEIYMGPNAFANMRRLRVLIMNNVHNSFQGLICLPNELRWFEWPECPPWIPEFSSGPKKLVGLDLHKSNIQIVKEQFKDFKKLKFIYFSECQSLVCMPDLYCTPNLEVLDLHGCKNLKHGHESVAYHGKLQLLNLSGCSELRHLSDVLQAKNLQFLYLHDCSKLQTFPDILVEIKGIRELDMVGTSIKELPASIKNLVSVEEMNLMDNKELAVLLSSIYSLQNLKTLTLAGCSKLVKFPNKEDSSDPPMKTGFPELWWLDLCYCNLSEVNFLENQSSFPSLRKLLLSGNNFTNLPTCGQLYKLLSLDFSHAQPLKEIFKFPENLRHVFHLDAADLSSCHELVPSGFTMNDLFKPEVPISKSYLIVYMYDSIFIP; this is encoded by the exons ATGGTAATACGGGGGGATCTCGTGGATAGTGCTTTGCATTATGCTAATGGATTTCCTCTAGCACTTGAGGTATTGGGCACTTTCCTATGTGGCAGAACAGAATGTGAGAGGGAAAGTGCATTGAATAAGCTTGCCAAAAGTCCTGATAAAACCATCAATGATGTTCTTAAGATAAGTTATGATGGACTAGAGGACTATGCAAAGGAGATCTTCCTTGATATTGCCTGTTTTTTCAAGGGGCGACATAcaaagtatattatgaaagTTCTTGACTCTTGTGACTTTGACACAACTATTGGAGTACAAGTTCTTGTTGAGAAGTCATTGATAATCGAAGAGAATGGCACCCTACAtatgcatgacttgattcagCTAATGGGCATGGATATTGTTAAGCAAGAATGTCGTGATGATCCGGGAAGGCGTAGTAGGTTGTGGCTTTTTGATGATGTTCAAGATGTTCTATCAAGGGATAGG GTAACAAATGCAGTAAAAGCCATAGTTTTGGATTTAGCTGAGCcagaagagatatacatgggtCCTAATGCTTTCGCAAACATGAGAAGGTTGAGGGTGCTCATCATGAATAATGTGCATAACTCTTTCCAAGGCCTTATCTGTCTTCCTAATGAACTAAGATGGTTCGAATGGCCTGAATGTCCTCCTTGGATTCCAGAATTTTCCTCTGGTCCAAAGAAGTTAGTTGGACTTGATCTACACAAAAGCAACATCCAAATAGTGAAGGAGCAATTTAAG gattttaaaaaattgaagttcatttattttAGTGAATGCCAGTCATTGGTTTGTATGCCAGACCTCTATTGTACTCCAAATCTTGAGGTATTGGATCTCCATGGATGCAAAAACTTGAAGCATGGCCATGAATCAGTTGCATATCACGGCAAGTTACAGCTTTTGAATTTAAGTGGGTGCTCAGAACTTCGTCACTTGTCTGATGTGCTTCAAGCCAAGAATCTCCAATTCCTCTATCTTCATGATTGCTCGAAATTGCAAACATTCCCTGATATTCTGGTTGAAATCAAAGGTATTCGAGAACTTGATATGGTAGGGACTTCAATCAAAGAACTTCCGGCATCCATAAAAAATCTTGTCTCTGTGGAGGAAATGAATTTAATGGATAACAAGGAACTGGCAGTCCTTCTGTCTAGCATCTATAGTTTGCAAAATCTTAAAACTCTGACGCTTGCAGGCTGCTCAAAACTAGTCAAGTTTCCAAATAAGGAGGATTCGAGTGATCCCCCTATGAAGACGGGATTTCCTGAGCTATGGTGGTTAGACCTTTGTTACTGCAATTTATCAGAAGTAAACTTCTTGGAGAATCAGTCAAGTTTTCCTTCCTTAAGAAAATTGCTTTTGTCAGGAAACAATTTTACTAATCTTCCTACATGTGGACAACTATATAAGTTGCTCAGTTTGGATTTTTCGCATGCCCAACCACTAAAAGAGATTTTCAAGTTTCCTGAGAATTTGCGTCACGTATTTCACCTTGACGCTGCTGACTTATCTTCATGTCATGAACTGGTCCCTAGTGGGTTCACCATGAATGATTTGTTCAAGCCTGAg GTGCcaatttctaaaagctatctAATAGTCTACATGTATGACAGCATCTTCATCCCATAA